The genome window GTCGCCCTGACAACGACTTTCCACGGCCCGTATGACTCGTCGGTCCACTCGACAGTCCGGCGGATATGGTATTCAATTTGATGTGTACGAGACGTTTTTGTGGTCGCTCACCGAATCTCGAGTATGGGCCGTCTCGGTACCCTCGTGCTCAAAGGACTCGGACTCCTCGTGCTCGCGTTCATCGTCCTGAGCGTGCTCGCAACGATCGTCGGGATCGCGATCAATGTCGTGATGGCGATCGTCTCGATCGTCGTGTCGCTGGCCGTTCTCGGGCTCGTCGTCGTCGGGATCGCCTGGCTGTTTTCCGAACTCACCGCCGACGACGATTCGACCGCCGAGTACGATACGTTCGATCGTGTCGAGGACAACCGCGATCCCAAGGCACGCCTGCAAGAGCGCTACGTCGCAGGCGAACTGACCGACGCCGAGTTCGAACGGGAACTCGACCGAGTGATGCAGTCGGGAGACGCCATCGATCGATCCGAACACTCCGACGTGACTCGATCGCGAGACGTAGAGCGCGACCGAAGTCGCCGCTAAACCAGTCGTCTACGCGGTCAGCGAGCGTCGAACCGACGGAGGCAAACGGCTCGAGTCGCAATCGCCACGTGATGGAGGTCCAATTTCTCGGGGGCGCCCGCGAGATCGGTCGGAGCGCGATCCTAATCGACGACCGGTTGCTGGTGGATTTCGGGATGGACTCGGGAAACCCACCGGCGTTTCCGATCGGCGACGTCGACCCCGAGGCCGTCGTCGTCAGCCACGGCCACCTCGACCACGTCGGCACCGTTCCGGCGCTGCTGTCCGGCGATTCCCGCCCGTCGGTCCACTGGACGCCGCCGACGTACGACCTCGCGATGACCCTCGCCCGGGATACCCTCGAGCTTCACGGTGGCAGTTACGACTGTCCGTTCACCCAGGCCGAACTCGCCCGGCTCACGCAGGTGTCGGAAACCCACGACTATCGCGAGCCGTTCGAGGCGGCGGGCTACGAGATCACGTTCTACGACGCGGGTCACGTCCCCGGAAGTGCACACGTCCTGATCGACAGCGCGGGAGGAAGCCCCGCGAGCAATCGGACGAAGTCCGATGACGACGGCGACACCCGGCTGCTCTATACCGGTGACTTCCACACCGAAGACCAGCGACTCGTCGCCGCCACGACGGCGCGGCCCGAGGCCGACGTCGTGATCTGTGAGAGTACGTACGCGGACACGACGCGACCGCCCCGCGAGGAGATCGAACGCGAGTTCGCCGAGAGCCTCCGGACGACAATCTGGGAGGGTGGGACGGTCGTCGTCCCCGCGTTCGCAATCGGCCGCACGCAGGAGGTGCTCTGTCTCTGTGAGCGCTACGACCTCGAGTGCTACGTCGACGGGATGGGCAAACGGATCACCGAGCTGTTGCTCCACGAGCAGAACCGGCCGTTCCTGCGCGATGCCGACGCGTTGCGACGGGCGAAAGGAAACGCCCGCTTCGTCGACGGTCGGGACGGCCAGCGCAAACGGATCGCCGAGCAGAACACGGTCATCGTCACGACCAGCGGCATGCTTCACGGCGGGCCCGCAATGACCTACGTGCCCGCGATTCGGACCCATCCGACGAACAAGATCGCGATGACCGGCCACCAGGTCGAGGGAACGCCGGGCCGTGACTTACTCGAGACCGGCAGTGCCGAACTCGACGGTCGCCGGATGCCCGTCAGCGCCCAGGTCGAACAGTACGACTTCTCGGCACACGCGGATCGAACGGGCCTGTTCGAGTTCCTCGAGTCCTACCGGGACAGCGAGGTGCTCGTCGTCCACGGCGATCGTTGTGAGGCGTTCGCCGAGGAGCTACGGCGGGAGGGATTCGACGCGAGCGCACCGGCACTCGGCGAGTCACGGACGCTCGAATAGCGGCGGCCAGCCGAAGCGTAACGGTGGCGAACCGGCGACTCCGCGTTACTCGGCCGTCGACTGCTCACCAACGGGCTGGAGCTCTTCGTCGACGAGCGTTTCGTAGGCTCGTCGGAATCGCTCCGAGAGCGCCTGATGAGAGATACCGAGTTCGTTGGCCAGTTCCTCCATCGAGATGCGCCGTGGGATCTCGAAGTAGCCGTACTTGAGCGCAGCCTCGAGCGCCTCGCGTTGTTCCGGCGTCAGGCGCGTATCGGGTTCGGTGCCGTTGGTCACGTCGCTGACGCGTCGTAAGTCGACGTTGATCTCGCGCTCGACGAGCCGGTCGTACGCGTTGGTCAGCGCCGTTCGATCCGGAAACCGGACCCGGACCTGCCACCAGCCGTCGGCTCCCCACGCTTCGAGCAGGGAGCCGCCGTCCTCGAGCAGTGGATCACACAGCCTCGAGATACCGTCGCCGTCGGGGAACACGACGTCGTAGAGCAGTCGGGTTCGTGTCTCCACGACGAGTTCGTACGCCTCGACCGACGGGTCCGCCTCGAACGCGACCTCGATGCCGTCGCGGTCGACGCCGGAGACCCAGAGACAGGGATTGGTCTTCGACACGGACGACTCGAGGTCGAACGTCGCGTCCGGGGCGTGCTCGAAAGCCGTCGCCAGTGTCGTCTCCGGAGCCGGAAGCCGGAGCTCGGCTATAGTCGACATCAGACGTGATACACCTCCAAACCGTATAAATCGCAGTTCAGACGAGACTGACTGTCTGGGTCGGTGAACGACGGTACAAGACCGTCAAGACCGGTGAGTGACGATGCAGGGTCGGCAACTATCGACGGCCGACTGTCACAGCGCCGTTCGACCTGCCCACCGTTCACTCGGCCAGCTCGGTTACGGAGTCGAGCACACGCTCGAGGTCACGGACACCGACTTTCCCGCGCCGGTCGGGGTTCGCGAGGACACGAACGGGCTGGTGACCGAGAGAGACGAACGCGAGGTCGAGTCGGTCGGCGGTGTCGGAAAGACCGAGCGCCACGTCGGCGTCGCCCGCGAGCACCTTCCGGGCGGGACTTTCGTGGGCTCGCACGGCGAGGTCGAAGCCCTCGATGGACTCGACGAGGTCGTGTCTGTCGACGCCCCGGTCGTCCGCGAGATCGGCGAGTGCGACGCCCAGACTCGTGCGGAGCCCGGAGTCGGTCGTTCGGTTGACAAAGCGCAGGTCACGATCGACCAGGTCGGTCAGTCCCGACACCTCGTCGGCCTCGTCCGGACGAACGAGCAGTCCCCACTCGCGCTCCCAGCGGGCGAGTTCGTCGGCGTCGACGTCGCGCTCGAGCGGACCGGCGACGACGGCGACGTCCGGAATGCCGTCACGCAGCCGCCGGAGGGCCGGCCGCGAGCCCACGGAAAGATAGCGCGGATTCTCGAGGGAATCGAGCAGCCGCGAGAGCGTGGGGTCGTCCTCGCCGACGCCGAGCAGCGTCGGTGGTCGGACGTCCGGTGAGAACAGCCGGACCGTGACGGGCTCACCCGTCTCGAGGTAGTCCGTTCCCGGCTCGACTTCGACGACGCCGTCGGCGTGAGCGAGGCTCGTCGTTGCGCCGCTGCCCTTATCGACGGGGTAGACGAGCGGCTCGCCGTCGCCGTCTGTGGTCACCCCGACGGGCATCAGCCGCAACCGGCCTTCGGCGTAGCGCTCCTGGCGAGCCATCCGACCCGTGACAGTCGCAGTCTCGGGCTCGGGAAGGCCGGCAGCGTCGCGGATCGCGGGTGCGACGAACGTCCGAAAGACCATCATCGCGGAGACGGGGTAGCCGGGGAGGCCGACGTACGCGGAGCCACCCGACGTCGAGCCAGCCGAGCCTGATTCGTCGTCGTCGAGTCGGCCGACGAGCATCGGCTTCCCCGGCTTGACGGCGACTCCGTGAAGCAGCAGTTCGCCCTGTGCTTCGATCACCCGATAGATGACGTCGACGGCACTCGCACTCGTCGATCCGGACGAGAGCACGAGGTCGCACTCCTCGGCGGCCTCACGAAGGAGGCGTTCCATCTCGTCCTGATCGTCACCCGCGTGGGGGTAAAGGACGGCCTCGCCGCCGGCGTCTTCGACCCCCGCGGCGATCGTGTAGCTGTTGACGTCGTAAATTTCCCCGCGGTCGCTCTCGAGGTCGCCACCAGGCCGGACGAGTTCATCGCCGGTCGAGACGATGCCGACGCGCGGGCTGGCCCGGACCGGAAGCTCCTCGACGCCGAGTGCCGACAGCAGGCCGACGTCACGGGGTGTAATTTGCGTGCCGGGACCGAGTGCCCGTTCGCCCGCGGCGACATCGGCTCCGGCGAACATCACGTTGTCACCCGGCGCGACGGACGTCCTGACCAACACCTCGCCGGTCTCATCGTCGATGTCCGTCCGTTCGACCGGTACCATCGCATCCGCCCCGGACGGCATTACGGCACCCGTCGAAATCTCGACCGCCGCCCTGTCCTCGAGCGTCACGTCCGGCGCGTCACCGGCGTGGACCTCGCCGATGACCTCGAGTCGGGCAGGAGCTGCCTCGTCAGCGCCGAACGTTTCCCTCGCCCGAAGGGCGTAGCCGTCCAGGCTCGCCCGGTCGAATCCCGGCACGTCCAGTTCGGCGTCGAGCCGTTCGGCGAGGACCCGCCCGCGGGCCTCTGCGAGTGGGACACGTTCGACACCGGCCTCGAGCGGGAGCGAATCGATGGCTTCGCGCGCCGCTTCGGGCGAGGCGAGGTCGCGAAACTCCTTGCGGTTCATACGGTCACTTCTGTTCCGGAGCCTAAAAACATCGGCCGAATTCGCCGTCGAGGTTACGACGAGGAGTCGCCGGAGAACTCGTCAGCCGTCTCCTCGAGGGTTTCGACGCGGTCTTCGCGGTCGTCGTCGTCCATCTCGAGGAATCGTTGCCGGACGATGAGCACGGGACTGACAGTTCGGGTGGCGATCCGTTCGGATGGATCGCCGAAGATACGGTCCTGGATCGACGGCTTGCTCTCACCGACGACCACGAAGTCGTGGTCGTCAGCGACCTCGACGATCGTTTCGAGCGGCGCGTCGTCGACGACGACGCTTTCGAGGAGCCGTTCGGGGTCGACGCCGTTCTCGACGAGGGTTTCTGCGGCTTCCTCGAGGAGTTCCCGGCCGGCGTCGGCGTCAGATTCCTCCGAAGTGACGTGTAAGAGCGTCACCTCGGCGTCACCGTCACCGAACGCCCTCGAGACCAGTTCGGCGATGTTCGAGACGTTGACACCGCTGCGAAGTGGAACCAGAACGCGATCGATCGCTCTGATCGGATTGAGCAAGACGACCCCGTCACACTCGAGTTCGACGGCGATCCGTTCGAACGTCTGTAGGGCGTCTCTGGTGAAGACAAGTCGCGTCGTCCAGGTTCCACCGGCGTCCTCGAACGCGGCGGCGAGTTCGTCGAGTTTCGCGGTCGCTCGCTCTTCGAACTGGGTCCGTGCCTGCTCGGGTGGGGTCTGGTCGGGAAGTTCGTGGTAGCCGAGTAAGACGACGGGGATCGACTCGAACGCCGACGCGATCGATTCGGGGATTCCCTCTCCCTCGAGCACCTCGATGGGGATCAGCACGCGGTGTTCGAGTTCATGCGGCTCCCGATCAGGCTCACTCATCGTCCACCACCCCCTTCAGGCGCACATCTCGAGCGTAGTAGCCGTACCAGACGAGTGCGATGATCATCACCGCCAGCCCGATGAGCTGTGCGGATCGTTGCATAAAGAGGATGAGCCCGAAACTCGAGACCGCACCGAGGATCGGCACGAACGGATAGCCCGGCGTTCGGAACGACGGCTCGTACCAGTCGGGGTCCGACCGTCGGATCGCGACGAGGGCAATGCAGATCAGTCCGTACATGACCAGATGGAGGAAGTTTGCGACCTCTGCTAATAGTTCCGTCTGTCCCGTCGCCACGAGTACGACGACCGGTCCGCCGACCAGCGCGAGCGCGACGTGTGGCGTTCCGTATCGCAGGTTGACCCGGCCTGCAGCCGTCGGAACCAGCCGGTCCCGGCTAACGGCGTACAGCGCCCTCGAGGCCGAGAGGATCGATGCGTTGGCACTCGAGAGCGTCGCCAACAGGCCAGCGATGAGAATGGCGATCGCACCGGGGAGCCCGAAGAACTCGCGGGCGACCTCGACGATCGCCGTCTCGCCTGCAGCCGCAAGCACGTCGCTGCCGAGGGCGCTGGTCGCGACGAAGATCGTCACCACGTAAAACGTGCCGACGAGGACGACGGAGCCGACCATCGCCAGGGGAAGGTTCCTGCCGGGGTCTTCGATCTCGCCCGCGACGGTCGCTACCTGTGCGAAGCCGAGATACGAGGTGAACACGAGCGCCGCGGTGGTCAGGACCGGCGCGTAGCCCTGCGGGGCGAACGTCTCGGGGACGGTCGTCGCGCCGAAGAGACCGGCAGCGTCGAGCAGACCGTAGGCGAGAAACCCACTCAACAGGAAGAGCAACACGCCGACGACGACGTTCTGGAGGGATTCGACGTTCTCGGTCCCGCGAATGCTCATCGCCGTCAATCCGATGCCGACGACGACGCCGAGGGGCGCGACGAGCGTTCGGCCGCCGACGGGTACGCCAGCTTCGGCGAGGCTGGCGACGGCATACTCGCCGAGGCCGACGAGGTAGAACGCCGATGCGAAGACGAGTCCGAGCCAGAGGCTGATCCCCACGACCGCGCCGAATACCGCCCCCATCCCTCGAGAGATGAAGTAGTAGCCACCGCCGCTTTTGGGCATCGCCGTCGCCAGTTCGGACGTCGGCAACGCGACCAACAGCGCGATTACGGCACCGATCGCGAACGAAGCCGACGCAGCGGGTCCAGCCGTTCCTGCCGCCAGCCCGGGGAAGACGAAGATGCCGGCACCGATCATCGTCCCGACACCGATCGTGAGCGCACCGAGTAGCCCGACGGTTCGCTCGAGTTCGACGTCCTCCGCCGAATCGACCGACGATGTGGCCGCCACCGACGAGTCACTCGACATTACAACATTCAGTTCCGACCAGACGATCAAAAGTGTCCTGACTCGAGTTCGCCCTCGAGTCGCTCAGAACAGGTAGTCCCTGATGAACCGTTCGAGCAGTCCCCGATGCCGTCCGTCGTAGGTCTGGACCATGACGGTGGTACAGTCGACCGCATCGACGAGATCGTCGGCGGCGCTACCGCGGAATCGCGCTTCCACGCCGATCGGCCCGGCCCCGACGATGAGTAACTCCGCGTCGGCGACGAAGCGAGCCATTCCCTCGACCGGCGAATCGGTCTCGAGCACGCGCGATCGAACCGGAACGGTACAGATCCGCATCAGTTCGGAGTGGTACCGTTCTGCGGCCTCCCGTCGGCTCTCCGGCGCGTCCTCGGGAATCACGCGAACCAGTACGATCTCAGCGCCGGTCTCTTCGGCGACCGCATCCGCTAAGAGGAGTTTCACCGGGTCGTACGGTCCACCGCCCCGGCTGGCGACGGCGATCCGTTCGACCGTCTCGAGGCCTCGGTCCTCGACGAGGGCGACATCACACGGGGCGTTCTGGCGCAGCCACGCCGTCTCGCTTGCACCGAGGAGTCCGGGAATCCCGTTGCCAGTGTGTCGCTGGGTGATGATGAGGTCGATGTCCTCGAAGGTCGCGAAGTCGACGATCGCCGCCTTGTGATCCTCGCTGACGATCCGGCGATACTCGACGTGAGTGTCGTATTCACTGGGCCCCTCGAGTGTCGCGGCGGCTGGTCCGCCGCCGGAGGTTCGATGGTCCGTTTCCAGCATCTCCGGCGGGAACCACTCCGGTGCGTCCTCGGGGTCGTCAGGCAACCAGTCGGGAAGCTCCGTCGATCGAACCCTGGACCGACGCGAAGGGAGGATGTGCTCCGGTTCGTCGTAGAACTCGACGACCGAGACGGC of Natrarchaeobaculum sulfurireducens contains these proteins:
- a CDS encoding universal stress protein, whose product is MSEPDREPHELEHRVLIPIEVLEGEGIPESIASAFESIPVVLLGYHELPDQTPPEQARTQFEERATAKLDELAAAFEDAGGTWTTRLVFTRDALQTFERIAVELECDGVVLLNPIRAIDRVLVPLRSGVNVSNIAELVSRAFGDGDAEVTLLHVTSEESDADAGRELLEEAAETLVENGVDPERLLESVVVDDAPLETIVEVADDHDFVVVGESKPSIQDRIFGDPSERIATRTVSPVLIVRQRFLEMDDDDREDRVETLEETADEFSGDSSS
- a CDS encoding APC family permease, whose product is MSSDSSVAATSSVDSAEDVELERTVGLLGALTIGVGTMIGAGIFVFPGLAAGTAGPAASASFAIGAVIALLVALPTSELATAMPKSGGGYYFISRGMGAVFGAVVGISLWLGLVFASAFYLVGLGEYAVASLAEAGVPVGGRTLVAPLGVVVGIGLTAMSIRGTENVESLQNVVVGVLLFLLSGFLAYGLLDAAGLFGATTVPETFAPQGYAPVLTTAALVFTSYLGFAQVATVAGEIEDPGRNLPLAMVGSVVLVGTFYVVTIFVATSALGSDVLAAAGETAIVEVAREFFGLPGAIAILIAGLLATLSSANASILSASRALYAVSRDRLVPTAAGRVNLRYGTPHVALALVGGPVVVLVATGQTELLAEVANFLHLVMYGLICIALVAIRRSDPDWYEPSFRTPGYPFVPILGAVSSFGLILFMQRSAQLIGLAVMIIALVWYGYYARDVRLKGVVDDE
- a CDS encoding molybdopterin biosynthesis protein translates to MNRKEFRDLASPEAAREAIDSLPLEAGVERVPLAEARGRVLAERLDAELDVPGFDRASLDGYALRARETFGADEAAPARLEVIGEVHAGDAPDVTLEDRAAVEISTGAVMPSGADAMVPVERTDIDDETGEVLVRTSVAPGDNVMFAGADVAAGERALGPGTQITPRDVGLLSALGVEELPVRASPRVGIVSTGDELVRPGGDLESDRGEIYDVNSYTIAAGVEDAGGEAVLYPHAGDDQDEMERLLREAAEECDLVLSSGSTSASAVDVIYRVIEAQGELLLHGVAVKPGKPMLVGRLDDDESGSAGSTSGGSAYVGLPGYPVSAMMVFRTFVAPAIRDAAGLPEPETATVTGRMARQERYAEGRLRLMPVGVTTDGDGEPLVYPVDKGSGATTSLAHADGVVEVEPGTDYLETGEPVTVRLFSPDVRPPTLLGVGEDDPTLSRLLDSLENPRYLSVGSRPALRRLRDGIPDVAVVAGPLERDVDADELARWEREWGLLVRPDEADEVSGLTDLVDRDLRFVNRTTDSGLRTSLGVALADLADDRGVDRHDLVESIEGFDLAVRAHESPARKVLAGDADVALGLSDTADRLDLAFVSLGHQPVRVLANPDRRGKVGVRDLERVLDSVTELAE
- a CDS encoding MBL fold metallo-hydrolase, which translates into the protein MEVQFLGGAREIGRSAILIDDRLLVDFGMDSGNPPAFPIGDVDPEAVVVSHGHLDHVGTVPALLSGDSRPSVHWTPPTYDLAMTLARDTLELHGGSYDCPFTQAELARLTQVSETHDYREPFEAAGYEITFYDAGHVPGSAHVLIDSAGGSPASNRTKSDDDGDTRLLYTGDFHTEDQRLVAATTARPEADVVICESTYADTTRPPREEIEREFAESLRTTIWEGGTVVVPAFAIGRTQEVLCLCERYDLECYVDGMGKRITELLLHEQNRPFLRDADALRRAKGNARFVDGRDGQRKRIAEQNTVIVTTSGMLHGGPAMTYVPAIRTHPTNKIAMTGHQVEGTPGRDLLETGSAELDGRRMPVSAQVEQYDFSAHADRTGLFEFLESYRDSEVLVVHGDRCEAFAEELRREGFDASAPALGESRTLE
- a CDS encoding helix-turn-helix domain-containing protein, which codes for MSTIAELRLPAPETTLATAFEHAPDATFDLESSVSKTNPCLWVSGVDRDGIEVAFEADPSVEAYELVVETRTRLLYDVVFPDGDGISRLCDPLLEDGGSLLEAWGADGWWQVRVRFPDRTALTNAYDRLVEREINVDLRRVSDVTNGTEPDTRLTPEQREALEAALKYGYFEIPRRISMEELANELGISHQALSERFRRAYETLVDEELQPVGEQSTAE
- a CDS encoding SHOCT domain-containing protein, giving the protein MGRLGTLVLKGLGLLVLAFIVLSVLATIVGIAINVVMAIVSIVVSLAVLGLVVVGIAWLFSELTADDDSTAEYDTFDRVEDNRDPKARLQERYVAGELTDAEFERELDRVMQSGDAIDRSEHSDVTRSRDVERDRSRR